Part of the Bacteroidales bacterium genome, AATCGGGCTTTAGCCCAAAAATAGATATAGGCTGAAGGTCTAGATGCTAGAGCGGATTTGCAATCCGCGATAAAAAAACAGAGTATTGTGGAGTGCCGATTTACCTTTCATTCACTCATCATTCTAAACATTCTTTACTCCCTCATCTCGACAGAGCGTAGCGGAGGAGAGATCTCATTGTTTTTAAGCTAGAGATATCTCTCCGTCAAACGACGGATCGATATGAGGGGCAATAGTCTTTCTCTTTCTCCTCTTTTCCTTCTGATTGTTTAACAATATTCAAATTTAAAAATTTCAGTCTTTAGTTGAATTTGCAAACATAGGATTTGCAAACATAGGATGAGGGGTTTTCCTCGGAATGTTGGTGCTATTCTCTCATTTTGACGGAGTAGCCAAGCATAACGCATTGCCCATCGGGCATTAATTTTAATAGAAAATATTATCCAAAAATATTTTTCATAGCCCAGAGGGCATTAAAGTCAATAAATTTAAAAGGCAAAAAAAATATTCTTCTTTAGGGGATTAATCTCAAATTCAAAAAAAATAAAATCAGCGAAAATCCGCGTAATCTGCGGGAGAAAATTCAAATAATATGAACGCAATTCTATTGAAAATAAAGATGCTCAATCAGAATTTTAAAGCCAATGCCAATTAGGATAATTCCACCCAAGATTTCCATTTTTGCACCTAGCTTTTGTCCGTAATATTTGCCAATTCTTATTCCAATAAAGCTGGCAATAAAAGTCACAATAAAGATAATGATAACGGGAGTTAGGATTTCTATTTCTAAAAAAGCAAAGCTAACACCAATAGCTAAAGCATCAATACTAGTACTAATTCCTTGAGCGACTAGGCGTGTTCGGGATAACTCGATACTATTGTCTTCACCTTCTTTTTTGTTTAGGCTTTCATAAATCATTTTTGCGCCAATAAGGAAGAGCAATACAAAAGCAATCCAATGGTCGTAAACTTGAATGATTTGCTGAAATCCAACGGCTAGATAATAGCCAATAGCTGGCATAATCCCCTGAAATAGAGCTAAATTAGTAGAAGACTTAAAGATAAGCCAAGCATTGAGTTTTTTAATGGATAAGCCATTGGCCAAGGAAACAGCAAAACTATCTAATGAGAGTCCAATTGCAATTAGAAATAGCGTAAGAAAATCCATTTTTCTTGATTAAGCATTTAGAAACTCACCAATATCAAGTTTAATTTTGTCGGCTAAATGATTGGCTTTTGATAAATCATTGCTTTCTGCATATATACGGATAATGGCTTCTGTATTGGATTTTCGAAGGTGTACCCATTCGCTTTCAAAATCAATTTTTACGCCATCAATCGTAGTCACTTTTTCATTTTTATATTTCTCAGCAATCTGAGCTAAAAGTCCATCGATATCCATATCTTCGTCTAAATCTATTTTATTTTTGCTGATAAAATAATTGGGGAAGCTAGAACGAATCATCGATACCTTTTGTTTGCGTTTGGCCATTAAAGTCAAAAACAAAGCAATGCCAACTAAAGCATCACGACCGGAATGGAGTTCAGGATAAATAACACCACCATTTCCTTCGCCACCAATAATGGCATTGGTCTTTTTTATCATCTCTACCACATTGACTTCACCCACAGCTGCAGCCTGATACAGACCTTCGTGTTTTGTGGTAATATCTCTTAAAGCTCTTGTAGAAGATAGGTTGGAAACCGTGTTTCCTTTCTTGTTTTCTAAAATATAATCGGCAATAGCCACAAGTGTGTATTCTTCACCAAAAGGATTACCATTTTCGCTAACAATAGCCAAGCGATCCACATCAGGATCAACAACAAAACCAACATCTGCTTTTTCTTTTACAACTAATTCGCATAAAGCACCAATATTTTCTGGAAGAGGTTCTGGAACGTGAGGAAATACTCCAGTCGGTTCACAAAAGATATCGAAAACTTCAGTAACGCCCAAAGCTTTTAAAAGTGGAAGAATAGAGATACCGCCCGTAGAATTTACACCATCAATAGCCACTTTAAAATTTGCCGCTTTTACGGCTTCAACATCAACCAATTCAAGTGCTAATATTTTTTCTATATGTTTGTCAATCTGAGTGTTATCAACCGTAATCTTGCCTATCTTATCAATCTTAGCATAATTAAAATCCTGTTCTTCAATAAGTTTCAATAGAGATTCGCCTTCTTTTGCAGAAATAAACTCTCCTTTGGCATTGACCAATTTAAGTGCATTCCATTGCTTTGGATTATGGCTAGCAGTTAAAATAATTCCACCATCGGCTTTCAGATTAATAACAGCCATTTCTACTGTTGGAGTTGTCGACAAACCAAGGGATACAACATTTGCTCCCATAGCTATTAAAGTGTTATTAACCAAGCCTTCCAACATTTCGCCCGATAATCTGGCATCTCGCCCGACAACAATTGTAGGATTTTCTTTTTTAGTTTCTTTTTGAATAAAAGAGGCAAATGCAGTAGCAAAATTTACAATATCTACGGGAGTTAAATTAGTGATAGGTTTACCACCTAT contains:
- a CDS encoding manganese efflux pump codes for the protein MDFLTLFLIAIGLSLDSFAVSLANGLSIKKLNAWLIFKSSTNLALFQGIMPAIGYYLAVGFQQIIQVYDHWIAFVLLFLIGAKMIYESLNKKEGEDNSIELSRTRLVAQGISTSIDALAIGVSFAFLEIEILTPVIIIFIVTFIASFIGIRIGKYYGQKLGAKMEILGGIILIGIGFKILIEHLYFQ
- the glmM gene encoding phosphoglucosamine mutase, with translation MTLIKSISGFRGTIGGKPITNLTPVDIVNFATAFASFIQKETKKENPTIVVGRDARLSGEMLEGLVNNTLIAMGANVVSLGLSTTPTVEMAVINLKADGGIILTASHNPKQWNALKLVNAKGEFISAKEGESLLKLIEEQDFNYAKIDKIGKITVDNTQIDKHIEKILALELVDVEAVKAANFKVAIDGVNSTGGISILPLLKALGVTEVFDIFCEPTGVFPHVPEPLPENIGALCELVVKEKADVGFVVDPDVDRLAIVSENGNPFGEEYTLVAIADYILENKKGNTVSNLSSTRALRDITTKHEGLYQAAAVGEVNVVEMIKKTNAIIGGEGNGGVIYPELHSGRDALVGIALFLTLMAKRKQKVSMIRSSFPNYFISKNKIDLDEDMDIDGLLAQIAEKYKNEKVTTIDGVKIDFESEWVHLRKSNTEAIIRIYAESNDLSKANHLADKIKLDIGEFLNA